From one Streptomyces sp. SCSIO 30461 genomic stretch:
- a CDS encoding 2-oxo acid dehydrogenase subunit E2, which produces MAEFTMPSLGADMDEGTLQEWLVQPGDLVRKGDPVAVVETSKAMIEVECFETGMMGQLLVEPGTTVPVGTTLALIEPAAEEPGRHKKPRKPEKKADGNQPVPPAPMRATPPARREPAGLPAPSAAHERGHSEAGPLTRHLAERSGIGLEDLHGSGPGGRVTRTDVEQAAAAAEAVTSLPRIRTTPLARKLAAELDVDLATVTGTGKGGAVRATDVRKAVPGPATAAPRRVAAPVRPSGDRSATMRQAIAGLMTRANQEIPHYYLSTTIDMAAALEWLHEHNRRSPVGKRLLPAALLLKAAALAAREVPELNGFWTDDHFMAGEGVHLGVAVSLRSGGLMAPALHDADALDLTDLMAALKDLVAHARTGRLRSSEVSDATITVTNLGDQGVETVFGVIYPPQVALVGFGRVGDRPSAVDGLLGVRPVVTATLSADHRATDGAIGARYLVAVDRHLQNPEQL; this is translated from the coding sequence ATGGCCGAGTTCACCATGCCGTCCCTGGGTGCCGACATGGACGAGGGCACACTCCAGGAATGGCTGGTGCAGCCCGGTGACCTGGTCCGCAAAGGTGATCCCGTCGCCGTCGTCGAAACCTCGAAGGCCATGATCGAGGTGGAATGTTTCGAGACCGGGATGATGGGCCAGCTCCTCGTCGAACCGGGCACGACGGTGCCGGTCGGAACGACACTCGCGCTGATCGAGCCAGCCGCGGAAGAACCCGGGAGACACAAAAAGCCTCGCAAGCCCGAGAAGAAGGCCGACGGGAATCAACCGGTCCCGCCTGCTCCAATGCGCGCGACGCCCCCCGCCCGGCGCGAACCCGCCGGACTTCCGGCACCGTCGGCTGCCCACGAGCGCGGGCACAGCGAAGCGGGCCCCTTGACCCGGCACCTCGCCGAGCGCAGCGGCATCGGCCTGGAGGACCTCCACGGATCCGGACCCGGAGGGCGCGTCACCCGAACCGACGTCGAACAAGCAGCCGCAGCCGCCGAGGCTGTCACTTCACTACCGCGCATACGGACCACCCCCCTCGCCCGAAAGCTCGCAGCCGAACTGGACGTCGACCTGGCCACGGTGACTGGGACCGGCAAGGGCGGCGCCGTTCGCGCCACAGATGTGCGCAAGGCAGTCCCCGGACCGGCAACCGCGGCCCCACGCCGCGTCGCCGCCCCGGTACGCCCTTCAGGGGATCGGTCAGCCACGATGCGCCAGGCGATCGCTGGACTGATGACCCGCGCCAATCAAGAGATTCCGCATTACTACCTGTCCACGACCATCGACATGGCCGCCGCGTTGGAGTGGCTGCATGAACACAACCGGCGCAGCCCGGTCGGCAAGCGGCTGCTACCTGCCGCCCTGCTGCTCAAGGCGGCGGCCCTCGCGGCCCGGGAAGTCCCCGAGCTGAACGGCTTCTGGACCGACGACCACTTCATGGCAGGCGAGGGCGTACACCTCGGGGTGGCGGTGTCCCTGCGCAGTGGCGGGCTCATGGCTCCGGCACTGCACGACGCCGACGCCCTCGACCTCACCGACCTGATGGCCGCTTTGAAGGACCTGGTCGCCCACGCCCGCACAGGTCGGCTCCGCAGCTCCGAAGTGTCCGACGCCACGATCACGGTCACCAATCTCGGCGATCAAGGGGTGGAAACCGTCTTCGGCGTCATCTACCCGCCGCAAGTGGCCCTGGTCGGCTTCGGTCGGGTCGGCGACCGGCCAAGCGCCGTCGACGGCCTGCTGGGCGTGCGGCCCGTGGTTACTGCCACCTTGTCGGCGGACCACCGAGCGACGGACGGCGCCATCGGAGCCCGCTACCTGGTAGCGGTAGACCGTCACCTGCAGAACCCGGAGCAGCTATGA
- a CDS encoding acyl carrier protein: protein MNRTEARDIVKESLARVIPDADFTSLGPDDKFRDVLEMDSLDFLSFVETLSERTGVRIDDEDAPRLTTLADSADFLVDRTE from the coding sequence ATGAACCGCACCGAAGCACGGGACATTGTCAAGGAGTCGCTAGCACGCGTCATTCCCGACGCCGACTTCACCAGCCTGGGGCCCGACGATAAGTTCCGTGACGTCCTCGAAATGGACTCGCTGGACTTCCTGAGCTTCGTCGAGACCCTCAGCGAGCGGACCGGTGTCCGCATTGACGACGAGGACGCTCCGCGACTCACCACGCTTGCCGACAGCGCCGACTTCCTCGTCGACCGTACAGAGTGA
- a CDS encoding CBS domain-containing protein, protein MSSPAVSVPTRTPLGQVAREMAEYGVGSVMVTEGGTLRGIVTDRDLAVRALARGLGEDEPVDTVMTSPVITVGVTDDIHEAYRVFRRSGVRRLPVLDGHRVVGVLTVDDMLIDVFQRLADMLGPVAWSILEEPPGPPAGDTRSHGT, encoded by the coding sequence ATGAGTTCTCCGGCGGTGTCCGTTCCGACGCGGACGCCGCTGGGGCAGGTGGCCCGTGAAATGGCTGAATACGGGGTCGGCTCCGTGATGGTTACGGAGGGCGGGACGCTCCGCGGCATCGTCACCGACCGCGACCTTGCGGTACGCGCTCTTGCCCGAGGCCTGGGCGAGGACGAGCCGGTGGATACGGTGATGACCTCGCCGGTGATCACAGTGGGCGTGACCGACGACATCCACGAGGCCTACCGAGTGTTCCGCAGGTCTGGTGTCCGTCGCCTGCCTGTACTGGATGGACACCGGGTCGTGGGCGTCCTGACCGTGGACGACATGCTCATCGACGTCTTCCAGCGGTTGGCCGACATGCTGGGCCCGGTGGCCTGGAGCATCCTTGAGGAACCACCTGGGCCGCCCGCCGGGGACACGCGCTCGCACGGGACCTGA
- a CDS encoding type II toxin-antitoxin system VapB family antitoxin yields the protein MSRTVIDLDDEALEAAARELGTTTKRDTINTALREVTARYRRLRALEDSRQLVADGALDINILLDKSQYRP from the coding sequence GTGAGCCGAACCGTCATCGACCTCGACGACGAGGCACTGGAGGCAGCCGCCAGGGAACTCGGCACCACCACCAAGCGCGACACGATCAACACCGCCCTGCGCGAGGTCACCGCTCGCTACCGGCGCCTGCGCGCACTCGAGGACTCCCGGCAACTGGTGGCCGACGGAGCCCTGGACATCAACATCCTCCTGGACAAGAGCCAGTACCGGCCGTGA
- a CDS encoding PIN domain nuclease, producing MTVADYLIDTSALARVLLAQNTAEWDDRIAAGLVAICDLTELEVLYSARSSTDRARLKAALDAHYVWCPMPDGIYRRSRVVQEQLTAKGEHRSAGPVDLLVAAAAEEAGLTLLHYDRDFETIARTTGQPVRTIDLRQ from the coding sequence GTGACCGTCGCCGACTACCTCATCGACACCTCCGCCCTCGCCCGCGTCCTTCTCGCCCAGAACACGGCCGAGTGGGACGACAGGATCGCCGCCGGCCTCGTCGCGATCTGCGACCTCACGGAACTTGAGGTCCTCTACTCCGCCCGCTCTTCCACGGACCGCGCTCGGCTGAAGGCGGCACTCGACGCCCACTACGTCTGGTGTCCGATGCCGGACGGCATCTACCGCCGCTCCCGCGTGGTCCAGGAGCAGCTCACCGCGAAGGGGGAACACCGCAGCGCGGGCCCGGTCGACCTCCTCGTCGCAGCCGCCGCCGAAGAAGCGGGCCTCACCCTGCTCCACTACGACCGCGACTTCGAAACCATCGCCCGGACCACGGGACAGCCAGTACGCACGATCGACCTCAGACAGTGA
- a CDS encoding NUDIX hydrolase, with translation MSENEHEAKMAHPRMAAGALFFDEADRVLLVEPSYKDYRDIPGGYVEEGESPRQACVREVQEELGIAPHIGRLLVVDWAPNPGEGDKVLYLFDGGRLSADDRRQIALQADELRGYDFHNADQIAELTIPRLARRIAAAIQARAADLTAYLEHGEPPATGT, from the coding sequence GTGAGCGAGAACGAGCACGAAGCGAAGATGGCCCACCCTCGCATGGCAGCCGGTGCTCTCTTCTTCGACGAGGCCGATCGAGTCCTCCTCGTCGAGCCGTCTTACAAGGACTACCGAGATATCCCGGGAGGCTACGTCGAGGAGGGGGAGTCGCCCCGACAAGCCTGCGTGCGCGAGGTCCAGGAGGAACTCGGCATCGCCCCCCACATCGGCCGCCTCCTCGTCGTCGACTGGGCCCCGAACCCCGGAGAAGGCGACAAGGTCCTCTACCTCTTCGACGGCGGCCGACTGAGCGCAGATGACCGCCGACAGATCGCCCTGCAAGCGGACGAGCTCCGCGGCTACGACTTCCACAACGCTGACCAGATAGCGGAGCTCACCATCCCTCGCCTGGCGCGCCGAATCGCCGCCGCCATCCAGGCACGAGCGGCCGACCTGACTGCCTATCTAGAGCATGGGGAGCCGCCGGCAACGGGGACCTGA
- a CDS encoding nucleoside-diphosphate kinase has product MAQDQENTVERTLVLLKPDALVRGFGGKIIARFEDAALKIVGVKMKQLDAEFTRRHYFDLEERLGPEVYNLTAAFMQQGPVIALVLEGFDAVATVRKIVGSTYPNEAPAGTIRGDYSHYSRGASAASGKAVANLVHASGNKEEAEMEVDLWFDKDELHDYRTLAEIFTY; this is encoded by the coding sequence ATGGCCCAGGATCAGGAAAACACCGTGGAGCGCACGCTCGTCCTCCTCAAACCCGACGCTCTGGTCCGTGGCTTCGGCGGGAAGATCATCGCCCGCTTCGAAGACGCGGCGCTGAAGATCGTCGGCGTCAAGATGAAGCAGTTGGACGCTGAGTTCACTCGGCGTCACTACTTCGACCTGGAGGAGCGACTCGGCCCGGAGGTCTACAACCTCACCGCGGCCTTCATGCAGCAGGGCCCTGTCATCGCACTCGTCCTGGAGGGCTTCGACGCCGTTGCGACGGTCCGGAAGATCGTCGGCAGCACGTACCCGAACGAGGCTCCCGCCGGCACCATCCGCGGCGACTACTCGCACTACAGCCGCGGGGCCAGCGCCGCGTCCGGGAAGGCCGTGGCGAACCTGGTGCACGCCTCGGGCAACAAGGAGGAGGCCGAGATGGAGGTGGACCTCTGGTTCGACAAGGACGAGCTCCACGACTACCGCACCCTCGCGGAGATCTTCACGTACTGA
- a CDS encoding methyltransferase domain-containing protein: protein MNPHRTNGTSIDLLGEQINALLSDPATTHGLGRTLRAAVKEIALSQYHRASREAYPSGQIDAAPKNVQVGGGAHRIDGFFNLDAVPPADLLWDVREGLPLQDNTVEVLFSEHFLEHIDYPTSAKHYAREAHRVLAPGGRLITGVPDASFVLSRYPAGPQQAEETIDRWYAKRTCRSDINTYLDLINYVFRDQDDDPGYTPHLWSYDLEKLSQLFAEAGFETVEPWEFDAAMANPKREWGSIYVVATR from the coding sequence ATGAACCCCCACCGCACGAACGGCACCTCCATCGACCTGCTCGGCGAGCAGATCAACGCCCTCCTAAGTGACCCCGCCACCACACACGGCCTGGGCCGGACTCTCCGCGCCGCGGTCAAGGAGATCGCGCTCAGCCAGTACCACAGGGCCAGCCGTGAGGCGTACCCCAGCGGACAGATTGACGCGGCTCCGAAGAACGTCCAGGTCGGCGGGGGCGCGCACCGGATCGACGGCTTTTTCAACCTCGATGCCGTGCCGCCGGCCGACCTGCTGTGGGACGTCCGCGAAGGACTGCCGCTCCAGGACAACACGGTGGAGGTGCTGTTCTCCGAGCACTTCCTCGAGCACATCGACTACCCGACTTCCGCCAAGCACTACGCCCGCGAAGCCCACCGCGTCCTCGCCCCCGGCGGCCGACTCATCACCGGCGTCCCGGACGCATCGTTCGTCCTCAGCCGTTACCCCGCTGGTCCTCAGCAGGCCGAGGAGACGATCGATCGCTGGTACGCCAAGCGCACCTGCCGCTCAGACATCAACACCTACCTCGACCTGATCAACTACGTCTTCCGCGATCAGGACGACGACCCCGGATACACCCCGCACCTATGGTCCTACGACCTCGAAAAGCTCAGCCAGCTGTTCGCGGAGGCGGGCTTCGAGACCGTCGAGCCATGGGAATTCGACGCCGCGATGGCCAACCCAAAGCGGGAGTGGGGCAGCATCTACGTCGTTGCGACACGATGA
- a CDS encoding MafI family immunity protein: MTFDREALQASWNRAHVHLEAARLQLTGLPNVDLSATLEFLEHNELGLAFDCLVDVGDDLDLPVVFWQHLDRAAREMRLYSDVSHTPHLTAADLCRRHIAAASERA, translated from the coding sequence ATGACCTTTGATCGTGAGGCACTGCAGGCCAGCTGGAACCGGGCCCATGTCCACCTTGAGGCTGCCCGGCTCCAGCTGACGGGCCTGCCGAACGTTGATCTCTCGGCGACGCTTGAGTTCCTGGAGCACAACGAGCTGGGACTCGCCTTTGACTGTCTCGTAGATGTCGGTGACGACCTCGACCTGCCGGTCGTCTTCTGGCAGCACCTCGACCGAGCGGCTCGTGAGATGCGGCTCTACAGCGATGTGTCGCACACGCCCCACCTCACGGCTGCCGACCTCTGCCGTCGCCATATTGCAGCCGCCTCAGAGCGAGCGTGA
- a CDS encoding YtxH domain-containing protein, which translates to MRYRLTFVAGVALGYVLGTRAGRERYEQLKKSAREFAQNPAVRNAAESAAHTGREVAGKAYHAVSEKVGERVPESVAARVRSLRERSLSNGEDDWGTSNT; encoded by the coding sequence ATGCGATACCGGCTCACGTTCGTCGCCGGAGTGGCACTCGGATACGTGCTCGGCACCCGTGCCGGGCGCGAGCGTTACGAGCAGCTGAAGAAATCGGCGCGCGAGTTCGCGCAGAACCCCGCGGTGCGCAACGCCGCCGAGTCCGCCGCGCACACCGGGCGCGAGGTGGCGGGCAAGGCGTACCACGCCGTGAGCGAGAAGGTGGGGGAAAGGGTGCCCGAATCGGTGGCCGCGCGGGTGCGGTCGCTGCGGGAGCGGAGTCTGAGCAACGGGGAGGACGACTGGGGGACCAGCAACACCTGA
- a CDS encoding FGGY family carbohydrate kinase: MGIVAGLDSSSAFTRIVVCDTDTGAVLRQGYAPHPIEAKANDVDPQAWLLSLGEAAAGGLLEGVQAIGVSAQQHGLIPIDASGAPVRPALVGNDKRAQVAAADLVEAFGGRQAWAEAVGCVPQSGLPVAKLRWLARTEPDAAKRTALVMQPHDWLVWQLLGRPARRTTDRGGASSTGYWSAGTGAYRPDLVELALGHRAALPEVLGPCEAAGTTPEGLLISAGTGETMAAAFGLGLAVGDAVVSLGASGSVMAVHHEALADPSGMITSFADATGMHLPVVHTLNAVRALRGTAELLGVEDLGELSALAMKSTPGASGLVLLPYLEGERTPHLPHTAGTLSGLRRESMKREHLARAAFEGMLCGLADALDVLRARGVEVRRVFLLGQAADLPAVQAAAPSIFGAQVVVPQPADYAAIGAARQAAWALGVAQGTLAPQSPPAWRGASAQVFEPGEELAVGQAVRQQYVATRNQTHPGAFGTGG; encoded by the coding sequence ATGGGGATAGTCGCCGGGTTGGACAGTTCGTCCGCCTTCACTCGCATCGTCGTCTGCGACACGGACACGGGTGCCGTGCTGCGCCAGGGGTACGCTCCGCACCCGATCGAGGCGAAAGCCAACGATGTCGATCCGCAGGCATGGCTGCTGTCGCTGGGTGAGGCGGCGGCGGGCGGACTGCTCGAAGGTGTGCAGGCCATCGGCGTGTCGGCGCAGCAGCACGGACTGATTCCGATCGACGCGTCGGGCGCGCCGGTGCGGCCTGCCCTGGTCGGAAACGACAAGCGGGCGCAGGTCGCGGCGGCGGATCTGGTGGAGGCGTTCGGCGGCCGGCAGGCGTGGGCCGAGGCGGTCGGGTGCGTACCCCAGTCGGGTCTGCCGGTGGCCAAGCTGCGGTGGCTGGCGCGGACCGAGCCCGACGCGGCCAAGCGCACCGCTCTGGTGATGCAACCGCACGACTGGCTGGTGTGGCAGCTGCTGGGCCGGCCCGCGCGCAGGACCACGGACCGGGGCGGGGCCTCGTCGACCGGGTACTGGTCCGCTGGCACTGGGGCCTACCGGCCGGACCTGGTGGAATTGGCGCTCGGGCACCGGGCCGCGCTGCCCGAGGTGCTTGGCCCGTGCGAGGCCGCCGGGACGACCCCGGAGGGCTTGCTGATCTCCGCTGGCACCGGGGAGACCATGGCGGCGGCCTTCGGGCTCGGCCTGGCCGTCGGTGACGCCGTGGTGTCCCTCGGGGCGTCGGGTTCGGTGATGGCCGTGCACCACGAGGCGCTCGCCGATCCCAGCGGAATGATCACTTCCTTCGCTGACGCCACCGGGATGCACCTGCCGGTGGTGCACACCCTGAACGCCGTGCGGGCGCTGCGCGGCACCGCCGAACTGCTGGGTGTCGAGGACCTCGGTGAGCTTTCCGCCCTCGCGATGAAGTCGACGCCGGGTGCTTCCGGCCTGGTGCTGCTCCCTTATCTGGAAGGCGAGCGCACCCCGCACCTCCCGCACACCGCGGGCACGCTCTCCGGGCTGCGGCGCGAGTCGATGAAGCGTGAGCATCTGGCGCGGGCGGCCTTCGAAGGCATGCTCTGCGGGCTCGCCGACGCATTGGACGTGCTGCGGGCTCGGGGCGTGGAGGTGCGGCGGGTGTTCCTGCTGGGACAGGCCGCCGATCTGCCCGCGGTCCAGGCCGCGGCGCCGTCGATCTTCGGCGCCCAGGTCGTCGTGCCCCAGCCGGCCGACTACGCGGCCATCGGCGCCGCCCGTCAGGCGGCCTGGGCGCTCGGGGTCGCCCAGGGGACGCTGGCTCCGCAGAGCCCGCCGGCGTGGCGGGGTGCCTCAGCCCAGGTGTTCGAGCCGGGCGAGGAACTGGCGGTCGGGCAGGCGGTGCGGCAGCAGTACGTCGCGACCAGGAACCAGACGCATCCGGGGGCGTTCGGCACCGGGGGCTGA
- a CDS encoding ABC transporter ATP-binding protein, with protein sequence MLIRLLRTFLRPYSKPLALLVALQLLQTSASLYLPTLNADIIDNGVVKGDTGYILAFGAIMVGISVVQVLCNIGAVYFGARTSSALGRDVRAAVFARVQAFSAREVARFGAPSLITRTTNDVQQVQMLVLMSFTLMVSAPIMCIGGIALALALDVPLSAVLLAVVPVLGVSVMLIVKRMRPLFRTMQERLDTVNRVLREQITGNRVIRAFVRDPYEQERFRGANTELTDVAVSTGRLMALMFPTVMTVVNVSSVAVVWFGAQRIDSGAMEIGALTAFLAYLMQIVMAVMMATFMFMMVPRAEVCAERIQEVLDTESSVVPPADPVRKLARRGHLEVRGAQFRYPGAEEPVLVDVELVARPGETTAIIGSTGSGKSTLLGLVPRLFDVTGGAVLVDGVDVRELDPALMAQTVGLVPQKPYLFSGTVATNLRYGNPDATDDELWQALDVAQAAEFVRELDGGLNAPIAQGGTNVSGGQRQRLAIARTLVQRPEIYLFDDSFSALDYATDAALRGALSLETADATVVIVAQRVSTIRGADRIVVLDEGRIVGTGRHHELMESNETYREIVLSQLTEAEAA encoded by the coding sequence GTGCTCATAAGACTGCTGCGGACGTTCCTGCGTCCTTACTCCAAACCCCTCGCCCTGCTGGTGGCGCTCCAGCTGCTCCAGACCAGCGCCAGCCTCTATCTGCCGACACTGAACGCGGACATCATCGACAACGGTGTCGTCAAGGGCGATACCGGGTACATCCTGGCGTTCGGCGCGATCATGGTCGGCATCAGCGTCGTCCAGGTGCTGTGCAACATCGGGGCCGTCTACTTCGGCGCCAGGACCTCGTCCGCACTGGGCCGGGACGTACGGGCGGCCGTCTTCGCACGCGTCCAGGCGTTCTCAGCCCGCGAGGTGGCGCGTTTCGGGGCTCCTTCGCTGATCACCCGGACGACCAATGACGTCCAGCAGGTCCAGATGCTGGTGCTGATGTCGTTCACGCTGATGGTGTCCGCGCCGATCATGTGCATCGGCGGTATCGCGCTGGCCCTCGCCCTCGATGTGCCGCTGTCGGCAGTGCTGTTGGCGGTCGTGCCGGTGCTCGGTGTCTCGGTCATGCTGATCGTGAAGCGCATGCGTCCGCTGTTCCGAACCATGCAGGAGCGGCTGGACACGGTGAACCGGGTGCTGCGGGAGCAGATCACGGGCAATCGGGTGATCCGGGCGTTCGTACGGGACCCGTACGAACAGGAGCGGTTCCGCGGAGCCAACACCGAGTTGACCGATGTGGCCGTGTCGACCGGCCGGCTGATGGCGCTGATGTTCCCGACGGTGATGACGGTCGTGAACGTGTCCAGTGTCGCGGTGGTCTGGTTCGGGGCCCAGCGCATCGACAGTGGCGCGATGGAAATCGGCGCGCTCACCGCCTTTCTCGCCTATCTGATGCAGATAGTGATGGCCGTGATGATGGCCACCTTCATGTTCATGATGGTGCCGAGGGCCGAGGTGTGCGCCGAGCGCATCCAGGAGGTCCTGGACACGGAGTCGAGCGTGGTGCCTCCGGCCGATCCGGTGCGGAAGCTGGCTCGGCGCGGCCATCTGGAGGTCAGGGGCGCGCAGTTCCGCTATCCGGGTGCCGAGGAGCCGGTCCTGGTGGACGTGGAACTGGTGGCTCGTCCGGGTGAGACGACCGCGATCATCGGGTCGACGGGCAGCGGCAAGTCGACGCTGCTCGGGCTCGTACCCAGGCTGTTCGACGTCACCGGCGGCGCGGTGCTGGTCGACGGTGTCGACGTACGGGAGCTGGACCCTGCGCTGATGGCACAGACCGTGGGACTCGTCCCCCAGAAGCCGTACCTGTTCTCCGGCACGGTGGCCACGAACCTGCGGTACGGGAATCCCGACGCGACCGACGATGAGTTGTGGCAGGCGCTCGACGTGGCCCAGGCGGCCGAGTTCGTACGCGAGCTCGACGGCGGGCTGAACGCTCCGATCGCACAGGGCGGCACCAATGTGTCGGGCGGCCAGCGGCAGCGACTGGCGATAGCGCGCACGCTGGTCCAGCGGCCCGAGATCTATCTGTTCGACGACTCGTTCTCGGCGCTGGACTACGCGACCGACGCCGCGCTGCGCGGGGCGCTCTCCCTGGAGACGGCCGACGCGACCGTGGTGATCGTCGCCCAGCGGGTGTCGACCATCCGTGGAGCCGACCGGATCGTGGTGCTGGACGAGGGCCGCATTGTCGGTACCGGGCGCCATCATGAGCTGATGGAGAGCAATGAGACATACCGGGAGATCGTGCTCTCCCAGCTGACCGAGGCGGAGGCAGCCTGA
- a CDS encoding ABC transporter ATP-binding protein has translation MAGPGGRMMMPNAGERSMDFKGSGKRLLAQLAPERGTLWTMLGAAVLSVAAAVVGPKILGQATDLVFAGVVGREIAGGTSKEQALDALRARGDSGLADMLSGVDFTPGRGIDFTSVGHVLLIALAVYVGAGLLMLVSTRLSIRVINRTVYRMREDVQAKLSRLPLSYFDKAKRGEVLSRATNDLDNISQTMQQSMGQLINSLLTIVGVLAMMLWISPLLALVALLTVPLSVFVAAKVGKRSQPQFVQQWKSTGSLNAHIEEMYSGHTLVKVFGRQQESAEDFAEQNEALYEAGFRAQFNSGVMQPLMYFISNINYVLVAVVGGLRVASGTLSIGDVQAFIQYSRQFSMPLTQVASMANLVQSGVASAERIFELLDADEQQPDPLRGARPAELRGEVTLEKVSFRYEPEKPLIEDLSLSVRPGQTVAIVGPTGAGKTTLVNLLMRFYEVTGGRIALDGVDIAAMSRDDLRAGIGMVLQDTWLFGGTIAENIAYGASREVTREEIEEAARAAHADRFIRTLPDGYDTVIDDEGSGVSAGEKQLITIARAFLSDPVILVLDEATSSVDTRTEVLIQKAMAGLAHGRTSFVIAHRLSTIRDADVILVMENGSIVEQGTHDELLLARGAYARLYAAQFAQAVAEVD, from the coding sequence ATGGCCGGTCCTGGTGGACGCATGATGATGCCCAACGCGGGCGAACGGTCCATGGACTTCAAGGGCTCGGGAAAGCGACTGCTCGCTCAGCTCGCCCCGGAGCGCGGCACCCTGTGGACGATGCTCGGGGCCGCGGTGCTGAGCGTCGCTGCCGCGGTGGTCGGGCCGAAGATCCTCGGGCAGGCGACGGACCTGGTCTTCGCCGGAGTCGTCGGACGGGAGATAGCCGGTGGCACCAGCAAGGAGCAGGCGCTCGACGCCCTCCGTGCCCGGGGCGACAGCGGGCTCGCGGACATGCTCTCCGGGGTGGACTTCACCCCGGGCCGGGGCATCGACTTCACCTCGGTCGGGCACGTGCTGCTGATCGCGCTCGCCGTGTACGTGGGTGCCGGCCTGCTGATGCTGGTGTCGACCCGGCTGTCGATCCGGGTGATAAACCGCACCGTCTACCGGATGCGGGAGGACGTACAGGCGAAACTGTCGCGGCTGCCGCTGTCGTACTTCGACAAGGCGAAACGCGGAGAGGTGCTGAGCCGGGCGACCAACGACCTGGACAACATCTCGCAGACCATGCAGCAGTCGATGGGGCAGCTGATCAACTCGCTGCTGACCATCGTGGGCGTGCTGGCGATGATGCTCTGGATCTCGCCGCTGCTGGCGCTGGTGGCGCTGCTGACCGTGCCGCTGTCGGTGTTCGTGGCAGCGAAGGTGGGCAAGCGCTCCCAGCCGCAGTTCGTGCAGCAGTGGAAGTCCACGGGCAGCCTGAACGCGCACATCGAGGAGATGTACTCCGGCCACACCCTGGTGAAGGTGTTCGGACGCCAGCAGGAGTCGGCCGAGGACTTCGCCGAACAAAACGAGGCGCTGTACGAGGCAGGGTTCCGGGCGCAGTTCAACAGCGGCGTCATGCAGCCGCTGATGTACTTCATCTCGAACATCAACTACGTGCTGGTGGCTGTGGTCGGCGGGCTGCGGGTCGCCTCGGGCACGCTGTCGATCGGCGACGTCCAGGCGTTCATACAGTATTCGCGGCAGTTCTCGATGCCTCTGACGCAGGTCGCGTCGATGGCGAACCTGGTGCAGTCCGGGGTGGCTTCGGCCGAGCGGATCTTCGAGCTGCTGGACGCCGATGAGCAGCAGCCCGACCCGCTGCGCGGCGCCCGCCCTGCGGAGCTGCGCGGGGAGGTCACGCTGGAGAAGGTCTCCTTCCGCTACGAGCCGGAGAAGCCGCTCATCGAGGATCTGTCCCTGTCCGTCCGGCCGGGCCAGACGGTGGCGATCGTCGGGCCGACGGGCGCCGGCAAGACCACGCTGGTCAATCTGCTGATGCGGTTCTACGAGGTGACGGGCGGCCGGATCGCACTCGACGGCGTCGACATCGCCGCCATGTCCCGCGACGACCTGCGGGCCGGAATCGGCATGGTGCTGCAGGACACCTGGCTGTTCGGCGGCACGATCGCCGAGAACATCGCCTACGGCGCGTCCCGCGAGGTCACCCGGGAGGAGATCGAGGAGGCGGCGCGGGCAGCGCACGCCGACCGCTTCATCCGCACCCTGCCGGACGGCTACGACACGGTCATCGACGACGAGGGCTCGGGAGTCAGCGCCGGTGAGAAGCAGCTGATCACCATCGCACGGGCGTTCCTGTCCGATCCGGTGATCCTGGTGCTGGACGAGGCGACCAGCTCGGTGGACACCCGGACCGAGGTGCTGATCCAGAAGGCGATGGCAGGCCTGGCCCACGGGCGTACGTCGTTCGTGATCGCGCACCGGCTCTCCACCATCCGGGACGCGGATGTGATCTTGGTGATGGAGAATGGCTCCATCGTCGAACAGGGCACACACGACGAACTGCTGCTCGCACGGGGCGCGTACGCCCGGCTCTACGCGGCGCAGTTCGCACAGGCGGTGGCCGAAGTCGACTGA